From Lolium perenne isolate Kyuss_39 chromosome 5, Kyuss_2.0, whole genome shotgun sequence, a single genomic window includes:
- the LOC127301252 gene encoding uncharacterized protein, with amino-acid sequence MAKNKMKDLMKEVTSSSAPSLKDSSPSPSPSPSASSNPNPNPRPPPKQQPPRPAGPSDFTPLVSSCHRQDASGGAFSSEHAVNEHLDGCLAAAAAARARARAAAAAYLAGNPPAAAVEEAKKLLGNLLKEPGNDKYRKVRLGNPRIKEGGLELLEAVGFTISGESRGLFAVMDETPDDVRLGGIRQAVLLLERSHPSAPPVDAASKESCHNGVEEQEEVKKTVDRQDTDLEIAMSQIQDTNLLDSETAPLLLFLCHYNEPEEDELDGSGSQESYGAEKSNYDEDDDDIGEPNDAYFYSITKRNLQSRRIDDLEGHFYWITPQGWFLILHRDSGATSLWNPFTRQKINLPADEEEFLIENTTRCLLSHKPTDPNCIVLVVDCRDTVLWYCRPEGNRWFKHTYESGLLSDRRGAVIGGMQILTAIGGEFFTYFSGHLVVLKFMPVPTFTKFAVGDKSGLMYPYPNVDRFFVESCGELFKVDFCQDLGTEVRTIHVHRLDMAERVWLEVNSLGDRVFFVNPTYFGASLSAQKPGLKGNCIYYSRLGDKALYVYNMERRTATVWNPGQDLLDDVSPEIMMPPT; translated from the exons ATGGCGAAGAACAAAATGAAAGATCTCATGAAGGAGGTCACGTCCTCCTCTGCCCCATCCTTGAAGGACtcctccccttccccttccccttccccttccgcctCCTCCAACCCTAACCCCAATCCCAGACCGCCCCCCAAGCAGCAGCCCCCGCGCCCAGCAGGCCCCTCCGATTTCACCCCGCTCGTTTCCTCCTGTCACCGCCAAGATGCAAGTGGCGGCGCCTTCTCCTCCGAGCACGCGGTCAACGAGCACCTCGACGGCTGCCTTGCGGCGGCTGCCGCCgcccgcgcgcgcgcgcgcgcggccgCGGCCGCGTACCTCGCAGGCAACCCGCCCGCGGCCGCCGTCGAAGAGGCGAAGAAGCTGCTCGGGAACCTGCTCAAGGAGCCCGGGAACGACAAGTACAGGAAGGTTAGGCTCGGGAACCCTAGGATCAAGGAGGGCGGGCTGGAGCTCCTCGAGGCGGTGGGGTTCACGATCAGTGGCGAGAGTAGGGGGCTCTTCGCGGTGATGGACGAGACGCCCGACGACGTGAGGCTTGGCGGGATCAGGCAGGCTGTGCTCCTGCTTGAGAGGTCCCATCCTTCGGCACCGCCGGTGGATGCAGCGTCCAAGGAGAGCTGCCACAACGGAGTCGAGGAGCAAGAGGAGGTTAAGAAGACTGTTGATCGGCAG GACACAGACTTGGAAATAGCAATGAGCCAAATCCAAGACACCAATCTGCTGGATAGCGAAACTGCCCCATTATTATTGTTTCTTTGCCACTACAATGAGCCTGAGGAGGATGAACTAGATGGCAGTGGAAGCCAAGAGAGCTATGGTGCTGAAAAAAGTAATTATGATGAGGATGACGATGACATTGGCGAGCCAAACGATGCATATTTTTACAGTATAACCAAAAGAAATTTGCAAAGCAGAAGAATAGATGATTTGGAAGGCCACTTTTACTGGATAACGCCACAAGGATGGTTTCTCATTTTACACCGTGACTCAGGTGCGACCTCTCTTTGGAATCCATTCACACGCCAGAAAATTAATCTGCCTGCGGACGAGGAGGAGTTCCTAATAGAAAACACAACCAGATGTTTACTATCGCATAAGCCCACTGATCCCAACTGCATTGTGCTAGTGGTAGATTGCAGAGACACGGTGTTGTGGTATTGCCGTCCTGAAGGCAATCGTTGGTTTAAGCACACCTATGAATCAGGTTTGCTTTCCGATAGACGTGGTGCTGTCATTGGAGGAATGCAGATTCTGACAGCCATTGGGGGCGAATTCTTTACATATTTCAGTGGTCATCTTGTGGTATTGAAATTCATGCCGGTTCCTACTTTCACCAAATTTGCAGTTGGTGATAAATCAGGTCTTATGTACCCCTATCCTAATGTTgatagattctttgtagaatcttGCGGGGAGTTGTTCAAGGTGGATTTTTGCCAAGATTTGGGAACCGAAGTTAGGACTATTCATGTTCATAGGCTGGATATGGCAGAAAGGGTTTGGCTGGAAGTGAATTCGCTTGGTGATAGAGTGTTCTTCGTCAATCCTACCTATTTCGGGGCATCACTAAGTGCACAAAAACCTGGTTTAAAGGGAAACTGCATTTATTACTCGAGGCTTGGTGACAAGGCATTGTATGTTTACAACATGGAAAGGCGAACCGCTACTGTGTGGAATCCCGGTCAAGACCTGCTAGATGACGTCTCACCTGAGATTATGATGCCTCCGACTTGA